One Nicotiana tomentosiformis chromosome 1, ASM39032v3, whole genome shotgun sequence genomic window, AATCTGGAAATTAGATAAGATAAAATGAAGAAGATTTCAGAGATACCAGGGCCTTAACATGATCCTTGCAGGCATAAGGAATAGGAAAACAAAATTTGGGCTAGTTTTCCACGGGCGCAGAATGGATTCCTAAGCAATTAATATCATTCTTAAGCTCAAAATAAAGGTCTCAAACCTAGGAGTGTATCCAGGCTATAACAATATGTGGATAGGCAATTATACGTCATGACTAAACACTTATGATCCAAAAATTAACCATGGACTACATGTACTCAATCTTTTGAGTCAGCAATGAACATGTACCTTCTGTATCGGTAGTATTTCTCTCGAGCTATCTTGAGTTGACGTCTAAGTGTAGCCATTGTTTTTGCATCAGTGTCATAATCCATATCATTTTCTCCTAAATTTCCACCTTGTGGTTTAAAAGAGGGATCTTCGCTAAGCTGCACTCAAAGTAATACTAGAAAAGGCTTTAATGCGTATGAGAAGATAAGCATTTAACAAGAATAGAAGTGCCTAAATCGCTGATATGAAGCTTTGAGGCAAAATCATCTGCAAAGAGAAGCATGATTACCATCTGAATCAGCATCTTGTCTATGACATTCATGTAAGATCTCAAAGGATCACGCTTTGACATCTGTTTTGACGTGGCTTGGGCAACCTGAAAGTATGAAACCACATCTTTACTGTTGGAAGAGAAATCTTGAGTTGTTCATCTTCAACAAGATTAATCTTTGCTCCAACTGCAGCATTTTGGGTAGGTTGAAAAGATGAACAGTCAAAGCAAATATAGCCCAGATGGGGAAATGCACGCACAATTGTACATACCTATCAATCCACCCCACCAATTGTCTCAAAAGCAGCTAGAGGTAATGCTAGATTCTTTATTGTATAAATAGAGTATTGGCAATTATAGAGCTGCGCTCAAGATATGAACATCACTTTCACAACTGAAACTGAAATTTGTGGAGAGTTTCGGAAATGAACCCAATTCCCTTTGAGCTCTCCCTTTTCTTCTAGTAATTTTTATGGGCAAATCCCCAATTCTCATGTTGGTCGGTTTTAGAAGCGACCGACAGTGGGGTTCAGTTAAAAAAACTCATGTCATTCTAAACCAGAGTGGTAAACATGGGGCAATAAGGCCAATTGAAAATGCATTAGCAAGTTCTTAGTGCAAATTATCTTGTATTACCAGAGGCGGGGCAAGGATTTTAAGTTTATGGGTTCAGAAATGTAGTGCGTTTAAGTTAGTGGGTTCTAATTACAAGATTTAAATCAAAGCAACGGGGTTCGCCCGAACCCGTATTCCGCATGCTAGCTCCGCCCCTGTGTATTACAATATGTTACAATTTACAAATCAAATCTCCCCAGTATCTTCTCAACATTTCCATCTTAAACATACTTCATCCCCGGATATAATAGTTGTACTCTAGTTGTCAAGAAAAAAATTATACTTGTCAAGAAAAATCTTTTACAAGTAAATGTTAACAAGCAGAGTATATGTAATGACAATTTAGACCTTGTATGAACTATGAACAATGATAGAAGAAAAGCCACGTGTCAAGCAGAACTTACTACTATAGCATTTGAAAATTCCTGATGAGCATCATCAAGTTTGACGGCCATTTTCGCCACCTTATGTGAGAGAATCTTTTGGTGAATTGTCCAATCTGCACTTCTCCAGATGCCTTTTGGAATTTCACTTAGACCAAAGCCAAGGAGAAATGCACCAGTGACAAGACCAAATGTATTGGAGCAAGCCATAGCAAAACCAGGAATGTTTCCTATCCTGCATGCGCATATTTAGAGCTTGAGAATGCAAGAAAGGGATCAATAGTTGGAAATTGAAGCTAGGAGCGGTAAAAGGTGGAGAGAATTTtgcaggaaaaaaaaaagaatggaGTAAGCGATGTTGCTTTATTTCTTAATCTTCCTACATGACCAAATAGAtaaatgtatttatatatatatgctctTTATTGTTATTAAATTCAAGAATCGCATCACACTTTAGTAGAGACTAACAGGTCAGCTCATTAATCCCAAAATAGAGATGGTCTGCTTAACCAAGATGCTTCCATGGCACAGTTAAAACTTAAAAGCATGCGCTGCAGCCTTCTTGTTGCACTTGGCAAGTAGAGTTGTCTAATTGTAAAACCAGTGTACTTCTTTTTATTAGAGCAAATATAACATAATTCAATGACAAACAATCCAATATGATCGGTACAACAAAATGCAGAATCAGGAGAAGAGAAACATAAGACTGCAGTCTACACAAACTATTGAGAAAGTGAGAGATAAACCGGTATTCTTGAACAACGACGAGCAAGAGAAGTCCGAAGAGCCCGATAGCACCAACACACAAGTAGTAAACTAAGTTTGCATGTGCACTAGTCTTCAGCCTTTCAGTTATAGTGAAGTCCCCTGCATCTTCATAACCCTGAATTATAGGCACTACAACCCTGAAAATAGCCATAATGCATGATAAAATGCTCACTTCAACAAAGCACCCCAACCAGTGCCATCCAAATTTTAATAAAGCAATATCTAAAGGAAGGTATAAAACTTGAAATTAAAGAGAACCATTAATTATCAAGTAATAACACCTATTCGCCACAGTGAGCAGTTTAAACATAAGTACTATTTTTCTTCGTGTGTCATTAAGGGAAATGAAGACTGGTAATGTCCAGTTGAATATAAGTACAAGGACAGAAGTATAAGGCTTAGACATCGATTTTTGACTGTCTTGAGAGGGTATTAATTCTAGAGTTGCATTATTTTCCCAGTGGATGGGCACATACACAAATGCTGCATGGTATTTGCCTTTTCAAATGAAAATCTGGGATAGCTGGGCATATAAGTATTCAACAGGTACACAAAGATATGGCTGAATCATCCAACAGGTACACAAAGATACCTCTAAACAAAGATATCATGCTGAATCATCAAGAAAGATTCAGCAGAAGCATTGTCATATATTTTTCCTAATCTTAGCCACAAGTTAATGTGATAAAGTACCAGTAAGACTAAGAAGTTTAGGAGAATTGATACAGGTAATACGAGCTAAATTGATCATCCATCCACAAAGTTGAACAAAAACAAAAGCCTGTGGCAGTCTGCACATTAAGCATTCACTCCCATTGAAATTTTCGAGTTTCCAGTGTTTCCTTCAATCTGGACGAACATTGAAAAGATTGCTGTACAAATACTCTTACTTCTCCTCATATCACTCATCAGAAATACTCGTACTTTTCCTCGTATGCCAATACTTTAAAAGATAACCCTTCAGCTCAAAAGCTGACAATACCAAAAATCGTCCTGATCACATGTTAGCTTACAACATTTACTGAAAAAACAATGTACTTCAAGTACTATTAGTCTTCTATATTTAAATTATTCACACATCAATACTATGCATTTCAAGCAAACATTTAACTAAGCAATCAACGACACTGGAAGTTAGCATAAGATTCCACAGTTTCAACAGCACTGGCTTAAAGAATATCAGATGGTGTAGCTTACCAAGTGAGTAAAAATGTACTCCAATAAGACCAGATCCAAAAGAAAGAAATTTGTCCCTTATCATGATTCGATAATGTCTGAACAAAAACAAATGATACTGAAACCTTTGTCAAGTAGAAATAAAACAAATGCATAATGCAACTATGTATGTTCGGCTAGGTTTATGCCAGGGGGGGATGGACATTGAATTTGATGGGGATGGGTTCACAGAATCCATCATTTTCGACATGAAGAATAAATATACATATGAAAAatcattaaaaagtcaacaaataataaattcTAAAACCATAATTTTAAAGTGCAATGGGTAATAAGAATCTTAGAGATTGAACTGTAAAGTCAAAATTCTGAATTTGCCTCTAGTTGGCCAGCTAAAACTAGTCAATATTTGATGATATTATTGACTACGTTACGAAGTACTCTCCTATATCCACCATACATCCGTACCGGCTAACAGGTTGAAATAAAGCAGAAAGATATTGAAGATTTATAAAATTGACCCCAACTAAAGCACAGTGATAACATgctgaagaaaagaaaaaggaaacaggCGGATAGCTTAGTTGAGATGCAGAGAGCTGATTCGTCATCCAAAAAAGGAATGAGAATGGGGAGGGGGGAGTGAAGAACGTACAGTCCAGATATCAGCGGGAACAAGGATGATGATAGAGAGAGAGCAGAACCAGGTGTATCCAACGGTGTAACGTACGTAACGAGGTACGTCTGGTCCCGCGAAGTACCACAGCGTTACCCCGACCATTCCCATCGTCAGGGGTAACGATATAAGGTAAAACACCCACATAGTTAATTCTTCTGATCGAGCTTTCCTTTAATTCGCCGTACGTCGTCTGAAGGAAAGCGATCGAAGAGATGTTGAGGTCGATGGCGTCTTACGTCTCTTTGCCTTTGCGTAGAGAATGAAATTACGAGCTGGAGACCGAGTCATGCTACCACCTCACTCACTCACCTACCTTTCCAATTGTCCATTTGCCTCCAATGGCGGAATCACAATTACTCTACTTtaacttgaattttttttaagtACCATTCCTAATGGACCCTATTATATTGGGTTTAACGTGGAATATAAAAATAAGTAATTATTCATAATAAACGAAATTTgtaataagaaaaataataaaatagaacAAATTAAATTATACCGATagtataaaaatattaatttatctTATCactatgtatgttatatatacgTTAAATCTTGCATAAAATTAGTTACtatttatatagggtaaaatatgttatgacgTGTGGCCGTCCGAGAAAGTGACACGTGGAACCCCAAGACATGGGATGGCTAAAGATCGAAGGCAACTGTttcgtttgtcaccggaaagaataacgctcataaagatgtgataaatgttcTTTTTCCGGTAACATTTAATAGACAATATTCCATGGCATTAAGAACAGTTACCCGTTATAAGGAATTTggtatttatgttcaccgttatatcttaatcaatgcccctcataattgacattaaataagggcacgaccctaggaccttcttcatagctataaatagtgagcttagttgtcattgtaaaggacacaaattttctggcaaacttatgcTACACTCTATACAAAGCTCAATCCAATATTATCTTCTTATTTCTTGATTTCCTttgttgttgtgcccgaaaaCCCTCTTCCCGAAATCGTTGCTTTTGTTGTTTCGTCTCtatcctaaggctaagtattgtgcaATTCttcgattatttatttatttcaggatcaaattaattcacttatctatgAACcagtataaattcaactgtacaattttacgggtaaacagtttggcgcccaccatgggggcTAGATAGCCATGTAactaaattgatccttgccttttttactaacgtgttttgattgttTTTGTCTTAGAAAAGATCATAAGACATGGCAAATAACACTGTTAACTACATGCGCAACCCCGAGATTCAAGGGGATCAGCCTCATTCCGAGGATTCAATTAGTGACACCCATAATGAGGGGAATGACGCTACACCAGTGCATGACAGGCAGTACCCTCGACATGTTCGGGAAACAACTCCCGATGACGCCGATGAGGAACATGTCATCGATGCggtaagggtcttgcaagagcaacaagcgatcattctaggccacccCGTGCGACAGGATAAAGTTATGACAGAGTTGAAGCAAGCGTTATCgagagcttcaaataatgcaaacaaacGAGATCCCATTCCTCCAGGGGTTCCCACGAATCAAACGACATGAAggatcgacaacaacactcccataGGTGAAATTGGCTCCGATGGGGCAGGGGGAACGGATCCGGCCTCAACAACGAGAATGAtactttcaagaatgaacttttgtGGTTCATGAGGGAAGTGAATGCCCGCATGGACTAGATCCCAGGCGCGCCACCAGTGTTGAAAGGTCCGGACTCGAAAAAGTATACTCAATTGCTGTACAAGCCAAGTGTGGCACCATACTTAATCCCGAAGCGATTCAAAATTcctgaagttccaaagtatgacggaacttcagaCCCCTAGGatcatattaccacctacacaacaacgataaagggaaatgatttagcccctcacaaaattgaatctgtgctgctgaagaaatttggagaaaccctcacgaggggagccttgatatggtattcgctgttacccgagcattacatagattcctttgaaatgcttgcggattctttcatcaaggcacACGCCGGGGCAAGAAAAGTacaggcccgaaaggccgacatatttagGATTGCGCAAGGAGAGTCCGAGATACTACGAGAGATCGTTACCTGATTCCAGAAAGAGAGAATGTTGCTCCTGttatcccggatgaatgggcgacTAAGGCGTTCACCAAGGGATTGAATCCGAGGAGTTCAGACATTTTTCAGAAATTGAAGGAAAGCCTACTCGAGTTTCAAGCAACGACCTGAGCGGATGTCCATAACCGGTACGAATAAAAAATAAGGATTGAAGATGATCAGGTTGGTTATTCGCCGTCGACTAAAGGACGAGAAAAGAACATGGAAAAACCAAAGGATGATTAAGAGCGGACATGCGGACTTCGAGGGGCCGGTTTTTGCCCAACGAACAAACTGAAGGCCGTAGCAGAGGTTTTCGGACAGCAGACAGGTTCACCATTGACAAGAGGACTGATCGCGGTCGGTACAATCGATCACTGCAGGATAAAAAAGTGGCAAGATCGCCGGATCCTCCTTACCCCAAATTATcataatacaacttcaacgtcagtatagtggagttggtatcggctatgagaaacatcaaagaagcacggttcccaaAACCGATGAGATCTGATtttagccagagggatcccaattcgtggtgtgaataccacggggCGAATGGCCACCGGACAGGGGACTGTCGACATCTCCGGGAAGAAGTGACAACATTactgaagaatggtcacctcagagaattcttgagtgaccgagctacgaacaattatggtcgtaaccgAGATAACACGGAaccctcgaaagcaggagaagatcccaTGTGTCaaacaatcaacatgatcttcggagggaatgagattaatggggtcaccttttcagcagcaaagaagacgaaagtatcaaAAATGCATATCAAAAGGCTTCGGGAAGATGATATCACTTTTACAGAGGAGGATGTTGATCGCGTCCAAATTCACACCTCAAAAGAGGTTTGAAACGGTCGTTTGCAATTgtagaaacccaactaagagacggggtcgaatccacatggagctaagatgggagttaggggtatatatttcaatgtgcGTGATTGAATTATCGAGATTGAACTTTCACAAAAAGATtggttttctatttctaattttactctactgattgcaaaataaagaaagaagactagagataattatttttgggatttttttcaaattgataaaaagcctagggttttgaccattacctaggtgtttgcctaatgtgataaagactttaatgcttgttctATTGACTGGGGTTTCtaaagtacccactcaatacatctcggttagagagtgattttgcccaatttagctttctcaagacTAAATGGGTATCatacaaaacagttgataaaagctcaagtcacgttattactatctctaggttgaaccctttaattaggtaaatcaatctcttgattgacccaattccttgttagccaagttatcctagactaggtctttctttctcaagaagagactaagtcaaataggcatgaactaatgtttgcaaccattagttcctcaaattaaagcatgaactaaacaaaataataaatacccaatcataaataagtactaaattaaatacccataagatttacacactagggttgggtcacaaccttagTAAAAATCTAACTACTcatacttgggtttgaagaaaatgaagaagaaaaactaattaaactcataatgaaagcttaaaatgattaaatctattgtaaaatacaccaaagcaaagtaaacttccaaaaatggcaaagaaaaacggctacagtaattgctgatattcaaatttgacctaattttgtaaaactcgtctatttatacaaggctaaaaatctcggacaaaaataccactcgggaggttctgcgaccgcataattccatgtgcggtccgcatatttcttCATTTGACAAGAGCTGgagttctgcgaccgcataattctgaactgcggccgcgaAGCAACTTTTCTACGGTCCGCAAATTTAGAACTGCAGCAACAAGAtaatcttctgcggtccgcaatgttAGGGTTGTGGCAGCACAAATATTATGCTTTCCGCAATTCACTAAGGTTCTGGACTTGGtaatttgcatactctctgatcttgacTCCTAGCCTAGCTTTTGTGgacgcacaattcatgtgcggttcaCAATTTGCACAATTGTCTGCAGATTTTCCTTCTTTGCTTGCGGCCGcaaatggaattctgcggtccgtaatttcttctgcggactgcacattttgtgcttttGTGCCCTTTATTGTTTTGTGATTAGACTGCtcttttttagtcggatttcatctcgggtgcccaacttccaacattcctataattttacataattttattagtttcgggcacataattcaatacttttagactaaaataaaagttaaaaggcgccaataagtagtcaaaatccccacttatcaacccCCCAAACTTAAggctttgcttgtcctcaagcaaataaattagttctcacctccaaaagttaaggatCATTTCAGCGAATCGaaggtgagccatccacacatcagttgggaccaacaattacccacactacttatgtattatcaacaagacgacaagttaaacatttatgcacatatagttctaaagtgacatttgagcatcaaaaattggctttactcatcaaggactctttctTTATCaggtaggtcatggtggactccaaactcttcctcttcTACTTTCCGGTTGCCTGGCTCACTTAAGAATtcttagcactcaatccaaagatttatgaaaggttcactcatctctctcaagagaatgtcgcaagtacggcttcaagtaccatagatgtagatcgccactaatgtaagctcactcggcttgaaatcaaataggacttctttcgggatgtaatgaaggcttttggattagggttggatataatatggttgagtggttacacctttccttaagcattccatttttttttattctcggctcacactttgccaattctttgaggcactttcttttccttggggtaCTAGAGAgtcttaacatcactctttcttaatcattatattcattttctccctctttgacttctccatgtttgggatcattacctctctttgaatcctttcaactcttccacttattcaccttttctttttgcatttttctttttgttcttttcttctcTTGACTTTCCTTCTCatcaattcttttctttttttgtgccttgatacctttttcaatttCCTCGTATCTCCTCCAAACTTACGTTTTAagccatttgtttcacaagagtgttaaagaaagctcgggtgccaagagagggtcacgacaaaacgggtaaaagcttgtaacatggttatcaaatgagaaaggctcgatgctcaaatgggttgactagggataacaacattggtaggcaaTAGAAAATTCAAAcaggccaaggaaagcctacaatcactttaagccaagaaaaacttaggattttgccttaaaacacattcggggcaagttctagacctttcgcgcgggtacttggactagcaacaaagtaTCTCACCCCTCACATAACTGGATTGTTAAAAATGATAGAGTCGAGGGACCATAACGACCACATTCAatattgaaaatcactatggttcaattaaaTCACTCGATTGTTGCCAAAgttaacacaagagtcacaaagtcactaactagagctatttctttcaaaggCCTTGTTTCTAactataagcacgtagttaagtgtgttggtaccaaatgaaaCATGTTTGACTCtttgagcatgacttaattaggtcttcttattcattactactactattattaactaaataccaaaaacggactcattcccttaagaaggttgtcacgccatccatcattgggacgagtcacccggttcacacaacaactacctttggaaagaaccgtggcattaagaaaaccaaaagcTTATTGTCTACTAAAACATAGAAAGAACCTACTAAAATAAACAAAGAAGCTAATTAAACAAAAAACtactgaatatacataatgagagaaaaataaagaatatatacagaattagaaagagaaagaaaataatatcaagttatatATTACATGGCAATTGTCTCAGAATGTACCAAATACCATCAAAATACACTCTGAttagtagggattttgactacttatttgcactcttttactttagttttagctcaaaaatgcttaaaggtattcccgaaaactgataaaatatgcttacttgcaggagcattggaaaaagagccaaaacgatgaaattcaactcaagaaggagtgtttttggacaaggactaaaaccgagaaaagtgcggccgcagactatgAAGGACCTCTGACATAATGCCTTTGCAAAGTGCgaaccgcactattattgtgcgaccgcagaagagaGGTTCAGAGAGATAGAGTTCTGAGTCcatgaagaagtgcggaccgtactattattgtgcagccgcagaattcaagagtgcggaccacacaattattgtgcggctgcagaagatgaagttcagagagatggagttctgagtccatgaagaagtgcgaaccgcactattattgtgtaGCTGCAGAAGTCAAGAGTGCGGCTGCACTAAAAAATGTGCGATCCGTAGAAGTCCCTCATGTCTAGCTCAAATTCAAGAGTGcgaccgcactcagaaatgtgcggtccgcataatctGAAGACGTGCGGCcgcaacccagaattgtgcggccgcagaagtccatcCTGCCAAGCCCAtcttcaaagtgcggaccgcacacataattgtgTGGTCGCAGAACCTCCacaggggcaattttgtccgataatttcagctgtgtataaatagttctttttgtcaaatttaggtcaagtttgaactgCAGAAAGTAGATAGCCGTTTTTCCTTTACTGCTTTGGGAAATTTTgcattagtttatcattttaacattggattttcatccctttatcatctattatgagtttaatcttatcttcttccttagtttctttatttttgtttatgagtagctaaatctctagctagggttgtgacccaaccctagtgtgggtacctaatgggtatttgatttagggcttgtttaaggttgggtgtatgatatttagcctagttcttgcttgaatttaggaattaatggttgcaaacattgattcatgcctaattaacttagtctctacttgagaaagagagactaagtctaggaaaacttggctaacaagaaattggggtgaactgaAGAAACTGATAGcctcaattaaagggttgaatctagatatagtaagacccgacttgagcatatatcaacggttttgtgaattgtccatttggacttgagaaagccaaattgggcaaaaccactctaactaccgagaggtatcgagtggATAATTGcgtgttgattgctatattacaccccGACCAATGAAACATATCCTAAATcccacaacccgttaggtaaccacctaggtggatgtcacagccctagatcttttataaacttgaaaaaacaacaacaccaaaaatatcgttctatagctttacatttacaaacaatagcatatagaagtagaaagaaacaaccaagtaggtggaagtgcaatttaggcATGTCATACACCTAGTAtaagtatatacctaatccaatataagctctctgaggaatcgaccccgacttaaagttgggtaattataattgcatcgaccgcttcacaatcccAATCAGTGGTGTTTGGGCGACATCACACTCtaccccctgaataaaaataagcattgtccccaatgcttaacaaaataagagtaaaagaggggaaagaatgaagaaaactccctatggctccttggacatctctgtgtccacagAAAGGTCACCACTCTCAGTCtcatccaactggatctcatcatcctcaactctgggagtgCCTGGGTTGGTGAAGATCTGACACACTGCCTCGGCAGTGTCGGTAGCAGAGTctagctcctcagactggccagctggtgccaccggtGCTGATGGTGCTGCACGATCTGGTCCTGAAGGGTGTGGGTCAATCAACATGTCAAAAGGGATGTCTCCGGCTGCAACAAGCTTGGTCACCTacctccggagcttgtccactgacttcttattggcctgggactttctcatcttctttacttctttgcccagctcttcgatcactgacccgtgttgtaccaaggtagcTACGATGGTGTTCTAGTTCTCTAGGAGCTTCTTCAATATCTCTTCAACTGTCGGGGGAATCTGAGGTGCCTGAACTGAAGACTttgctgcaacagtactggataggTCAGGCAGCCTTATagtggttgtctgcatccagttttTGAGGCTCActaatgtctgggagactcgcgaCGCAAAAAGTGGGACAGTAGGTATGGGCACAGGCTTTAAAGGTGAGGTTGTACATACTTGTGGAGGTATATCTGTAGTGGGTCAACTAGTACATGCTCTATGGGGAATGGGTAAATGTATTCTCATACTTTGATGATGTTACCAtgtcaaatattgcacacaaaaaATTGCAAACCCTAGAAAGGACTATTCGTATATTttgaattgtgtggtccgcagaagttgATTCTAGGTAAGATTAGTTAAGCATGAGTCTGCGGCCGCAACAaaaattatgcggaccacagaatttCCATTGCGGCCGCAAAAATAGTTGTTTCACTGTCTTCAGAGAGTTTACATATCTATGATTAAATGTGCGGACGCAATacaaaatgtgcggaccgcagaaaacatg contains:
- the LOC104115617 gene encoding uncharacterized protein isoform X3, with translation MWVFYLISLPLTMGMVGVTLWYFAGPDVPRYVRYTVGYTWFCSLSIIILVPADIWTTLSNHDKGQISFFWIWSYWSTFLLTWVVVPIIQGYEDAGDFTITERLKTSAHANLVYYLCVGAIGLFGLLLLVVVQEYRIGNIPGFAMACSNTFGLVTGAFLLGFGLSEIPKGIWRSADWTIHQKILSHKVAKMAVKLDDAHQEFSNAIVVAQATSKQMSKRDPLRSYMNVIDKMLIQMLSEDPSFKPQGGNLGENDMDYDTDAKTMATLRRQLKIAREKYYRYRSEYMNFVTQALELEDTIKNFEHRSGTGWKYISSFRPERGGRLGSTLDIIELIWRCVLAKQLQKFLAIVLGCISASILLAEATILPSGVDLSLFSILINATKKHEMLVQVAAFIPLMYMCLCTYYSLFKIGMLTFYSLTPRQTSSVSLLMICSMVARYAPPISYNFLNLIHLDNRAKTIFEKRMGNIDDAVPFFGRNFNKIYPLIMVIYTLLIASNFFDRVLSYFGNWKIFKFLSEEADDLDGFDPSGLIILQKG